The Desulfatiglans anilini DSM 4660 DNA window ATCGTTTCAGCTCGCTCCTTTAGAAGACTCGATGCCTCAGCGTGGAGGAGAAACCATCGCCAGGCCTCCTTATGGAGTCCAGCCTCCGGTGAAAGAAAAGATCGATCAAGATATTCATTTAGACGAATATTTAGTTTGCTCCTGGCCAAATCCTTGGCAACCCCTGAACCGAGCGTCTTTTCGCGAAACCAAAAAATGACCCGATCCGAAACCTCATTGGCCGAGAGAATCGCGTCATAGCCTTCTTTCAAAAAATGCGTTTTCAAAGTTTCTTCCAGCAAATCATTCGGATACATCCGGATCAGTCGAAACCAGGCCCGCCGGATGATCTTTTCTTTCGGCCTTAGAAGGACGATCCGGGAGGCTTTTTCCGCCACTTCCTTCTCCCTTTCGTAAATGACAATTTCAAGGCAAGCGGCTAATTCACTCGCACTCATATCAAAGGCCAACCTCTCGATTGCCTCATCGGGAGTACCAACCAACTTTTCACGCACTTGATCACATAGAAGTTGAGATGGCTCAATCAGGCCGCTGCCTCGAACCGGATGTTTGGTCCTCACCAAACCCAGCGCCGCGTCCAATCTTTCTGGAAAAAACTCGATCCTCATACATCACCGATAATCTGCCTCAGAATGTTCAAAAATTCTCTCAAGACCTCTCTGTCATTGAGACGGATACAGATTTCAACCCTTCGCGCAGCGTCACACTTACCCTCCAAGCACTCAGCGGGGCACTTCGTGTCTGAATACCCTGCGGTAATTGCCTTTTCCTTGAGGAGTCCTTCATAAGGCTTCATTGATGGTTCCTTCATGAGAAACGCCAAAACCTGCCCCGCTCTCTCACGGGAATAATAGGGGTTCGCTCCTGAAGCATCCTCTCTATCGGTATGGCCCGAAATCTCTATCACTTCCACTCGATCCAAGAATTTTGGATATTTATAGATGATTGACATATACTTTGGGACGGCTTCGCGCAATACTCCTTCGGCTTCTTCACCCAGTTCGGTTGTTGAAAAACCGAATCGTAGATTCTCGTCGCTAATGATCAAAGCGCCGCTGTTGCAGTCAATCCTGACATTTTCAAGCCGGGCTAGATCTGGATCATGACAAATCTCTTCGACGACCTTTTCCCACTCCTTCACAGCATGAGTGGGTTCGATCAAGCGCTTACCTATATCGAGCAACGTAATCACGGTCGTGAGGGCGAAAACCATCAGAAGGCCTGCCATGAGGTCACTGTAGGACGCCCAGAAACTCTCAGGTCTGGGGGAATCCCGTCTAGGCCATGCAGGCTGAGCGCCATTCCTTCGGATCAGCATCATTTCTTACCCATCCACCCAAAAAAACCACCCTTCTTTTCTTCCGCTGCCAAAAGCTCTCTCAGGGCTTCGAGTCTCTCAGACACTTTCCATAGCGAATCACTGAATCCCACGAAAGCCGAGTCCGTTTTCTTCGTTATCTCCAGATTGGCGTCAATAGTCGCTTTCATTATGGTATCAATCTTTCCAAAGATACCATCAATCTCTGCATCGTGGTCCTTCCCAAATTTCTCTAATTTACCTCCCAGAACCTGGAAGCCACTTTCAAAAGAATCTAGCGTAGCCTTCAATTCTTCCTGTCTGGCAGCAAAGCTGTCGGCACTATTCTGGATCCTATTCATAACTTCAAGCAATTCTGCACTCCCTGAACCACTGACAGAATTGATGACTAAGCGCTGATCAAGAGCTTCTTTCATCGCTCCTAAAAAATCTTTTAAATCATCAGTCATCATATGTGCAGATTTCTCAAATTCAGCAAAAACACTCGTTAATTTCGAAGGCATTATATTAATAATAGAATCCATTTTTCCCATAGTCATATGGACACTTTGTATAGTTTCATTCAATGATTTAGATATATCAATCGCTTTTTCTAGATTTTGGGAAACAATACCTTCGGATGAATCTTTTAAATCAGATAATATCGCCTTTTCATCAGCCACAATAGGAATGATTGATTGTAGATTATCCTGCATTTTCGCCATTATTCTAGGCAAGTCGTCGATCGTTTCTTTGGTCTCAAAAAGGGTTCCGCTGAATCGCTCTATGACTTCAGCAACTTTGCTGTCAAACGCATTCAAGGCTTTCGCGAGTTGGTCACCTATGCCTTCATTGAGCTCACGAATGACTTCCTTCGTCTGTGCAATAAGTCCTTGGAAATTTCCTGTAATATTCTTCCAAGCCTCTTCCAGGCCAACCATGGTTTCATGAATTACCCGTTTTTGGTGCTCCATCGATTCTTCTAGAATTTCGTGACCTTCTTTTGCTTTTTCTGCTGCCTGTTCGAGAAGATTAGCAGTTGAGCTTATGCTTTCCGCTGATGCTTTCATCGCGCCGGATATTGTTTCTAAACTTTCCAGGCTCTCACTCAGAATCCGTGCTGCCCCACTTGTCTTGTCGATAAGCTCATTTTGCACACTAAATTGTTTTTGAAGCTGGCCTGTAAAAATAACAATTTCATTCTTGATTTCCCTTTGAACGTGGATAGTATCTTCAATAACTCTACCTAATTCTTTAAATTCTGTTTCGAATGTCGCATTCATCCGTGCTATGTATTCGTTTAGGACGGCTTCCATAGCTTGTGATTGTTTGGCTTGAGAATCTTCAAAATGACTCCTAATAACAGTACTCATTTTTTCAATTGATTGATTCACATTTGTATAGACTTGCTGTGTTTCGTTTTTCGAGTCGCTGATATTCTTCAAAATAGACGCCTGTAGTTCTTTTAAAACAGGCACCAAGTGGTTTGTGAGAACTTCATCCATTGCTGGCGCTAAGGCACCTGTGATTTTAGTAGCCAAGTCTGTAGCCAAAGTCTGCAAACCTTGCTTTATATCAGCTTGGAACTCGATAATGCTGCGCGCGTAATACTCTCCAGAATAATAAGGGAAAAGGCTCGCGACAGCGTCATCGAAGCGAATAAATGATTTTTCAAGACTACGCACGCTAACACGGTAGAGAAAAGAAAAAAGGATCGAGAAGATAATACCAAAAAGAGACGTGTAAAACGCAAGCGAGAGGCCAGAGATGAGCTGCCCAACTCCTTCCTTGAGATTGGCGTACTCGTCGATTCGCAGACCCTGCAATCCGAGCACGAGGCCCAGAAAGGTCCCAAAAATACCCAAAGCCACGAAGACCCCCGGAAGGGCTTCCGCCAGCCGGTGATTTGTTGCATTGTCCAGAACGCGCTGCTGTGTCATGAAATCTGCAAGTCGTACGGGACAAGCAGCCTTGCCTTCTCCTCGCACCAAGGCCTGTTCCCACGCGCTCCGGAACTCACTGAAGCTCTGACTGGCCCATCTGGTTTTGGAAAAGACCTTGAACTGAATTTCTCTTCGGGCAGTGGCGACATCCTTGTGTTTTTTGAGCTCCCTAGTTATCAGCCACCGATTTCTTTTCAGCTGAAGGGAGCGTTGCCACAAAGGAATCAAGGAGTAGGTCAAAAAAAACAGGAACATGACCAGAAGGAATAAAATATAAATGTTGGTAAGACCATTTATTTCGAGGTTACCCAACAGCCTTGTAAGCCCAGGCAATAAATCCCACATTCAATTTTATCCTTATTAAATATTCGTAATCCGATAATCGTGTGTATAGCAGCTTATATAGCTGTTGACTCCCAAAGTTTTAAAATTTATTTTTTAAAACTTTTTGTTAACTTAATTTTATATATTTATTATGTATCTACAACATAAGCTTTCGCGTCTATTTTTTGGTATATTTGATCAACTTGCACTAATTATTATGACCATTTAAACGCCACCTTATTTCTTAAAATTTTGACAATTCTTGTACCGCTCAACCAGATTAGGTTTTAATAAAAAACTAAAATTATTCTGTTTTTCCCCTTACTGTCATACTGAAATAACCTTGATCCGCACTCAACCTTTGAAGCAGTGCTCATTGTGCCATATCAAATATTCTCCGCCCGGCCTGAAACGCGAATCCAGCGGCAGGTGGATTCTGTTACCATGCAGCGCGTAATACAAGCGGCCATTTTCAAATTCTTCCCTGATCCGGCGGCTCACGATGAAGCGATGCTCTTGAGTCACCGTCACATACCCCGCATCAAAAAGCTTATGGATGTCTGATCGCAGCAGCAGTCCATTATCAACCCGGTGGGGGCCCGACTCGCTGAAGGGCTTGATGTGCGCAGCCTCCAGGGCAGGAAGGGTTTTTTCTTGCGTGACGGCGCAACGCCGTTCATAGGCGTCCGTCACCATCACCCTGAAGGTCCCCTGACCGAGGCGCTGCTGTATGGTTACAGGCTTGCCATACCCTCCCGGAGTTTCAGCAACCGGTTTTTCCCCTGTAAAATCTGGATAGGGCTGAGCCAACGCCAGCCTTTCAGATACGGCCTCCCACAAGGCACGGCCATGAAAGGTAACCGTGTCATACGTCTTGCCTCGGACAATATTCGGGCTGAAATCAGGGGGCACGGGGATCCAATCCTCCCGCCTGAAGAAGAAGGGCTGCGTCAGGATTATGCAGCCGATTTTGTAATCTTCAAAGGACTTGTCCGCCCTGCGCCTTTTCTCTATAAGCCGTTTCATACTGAGAAAAGACGAGGCTCCATTCTTCTCCCGGAAACTCTCCCATGCAAGGCTTAATGGCAGAACGCTGTGGTGGGCGAAGAAGCCACCGCCGGCAATGAAATGATTGGGTGCATGGAGCTTGAACAGAAAGGGTTCTCCGGGCTGCAGGACCTTGAATCTGCCGGATGCGCCGCCCGGCTGCCAGAAGTTGACCTCGTCAATCCCAGGCAACCCAGCCAGGAAGCCGAACCATTCATCGTCCGTGACGCCGATATAGAATCGCATGACGGTCATTCCTCATAGGCGCTGTATTTGTCCGCGCGGCCTTTTGCTTTCTCTACAGGGTATTTCCGGCCATTGATGGCGAGCTTCTCCAACACCACTTCCGCCGGGTCGAACGTGAATTCATTGGCCAGGTTCAATGCGTAAATGAGAACATCCCCCAATTCCTCCTTGACCCGCCGGCAAGCCTGTTCGTCCGATTTCATGGCCTGCACCTCTTCCGGGCTCTTCCACTGGAAAATCTCCAGCAATTCTGCTGCTTCCAGCGAAAGAGAGATCGCCAGGTCTTTGGGATTATGGTACTGCGCCCAATCACGCTCATCCCGAAATGAAATCACCGCTCTCAAGAGTGACTGCAAGTCCATTGGCCCTCGATCACCTCCCATCATCGCGGCTAACCCGGACAGGTTTGCTGCCGCATTTTTCAGTTTTTATTCCAGCTGTTTGGCGCACCTGATCCCTTCGGAGAGGACAAGGATGATCCGGGCTTTCACCCTTCTCACTCGGACAGGAACCGGCTCGGCTCCCCGAAACTGGTCACGAGCACCTCCTTCTTGGCCCGGGTCGATGCCACGTAGAGGAGGGCGCGCTCCTGAATCTCGGTCTCCCTCTGAACCACCGGGTCGGCGGAATCGGCTCCGATCCCCGCAAACGGCACCACGCCTTCGTTCACGCCGGCGATGATGACCCAGTCGAATTCCAGCCCCTTGACCCTGTGCATGGTGGCCAACCGGAGCCCGGGGGCCGCGCGGTCCTCGGGCTGGCTCCTCCGGATGCGGTACGTCTCGATCCCCTTTTCGGAAAGAGCGCTTTCGTACTGGCTGAGCAAATCATTGGTTCGGACCACCAAACAGGACTCCTTCAGCGCCTCGCCCTTCGATTCGCTCTCCTGCAGATGGGCCGCGATGAAGCCGGCCTCTTCGCGAAAAGAGCCGAAGCGCCTGATCTCGGGCGCGGCGCCGTGGGTAAGCGATTTGTATCCCTTCTGGTCATCCACCCCCCCGTCAAGATCATCCACAGTTACGCCCTCGAGGAGCCCCACAGCCCATTTGCGCGTTTCATCCGTCGTGCGGTAGTTGATCCTGAGCTTTCTGCTTCGGCCGCGGATGTCGATGCCGCACTGCCCGAGAACCACCTTGTGACGGTAAATCCTCTGGTGGGCGTCCCCGACGATAAAAAGGCTGTTTTCAGCCTGTTCCTCCGGCACCATTCGCCGAATCAGGCGGAAGGCCTGCGGCCCCATGTCCTGGGCCTCGTCCACAACGACGGCTCGATAGGGGAAAAAGTCGGAGGCCGATTCCAGCACATGGCGGGCATCCTCGAGGGCATCTTCCCTTTCCCGGAGCCCGTGTTCATTGAGAAGCGCCCTGTACTCCTCGAAGACCTTCCACACCTCCCTGCGCGACTTGCGGTTCAAGCGCGCGCCGCGGCCCAGGCGCGAGGCTTTCATATATTGCTCGACCGTGTCGATCTCCTGCGGCTGCACAACCCTCTCCCACTCCTCCCGGTAAAAAGAGAGGGGCAGGTCCGGCTCTGCCGGGGCCAGGTCCACGGCCCTGTGCCACAGGTCGCGGGTCCGATCACCGTAGTCGATCTGGTAACGGTATCCCTTCTTTTTCAGGAGCCTCGCAACCCAACGGTCCAGATTGATGACCTCGATGCGGCGCATCGCCTCGCGGGCGCATATCCTGGAGAGGTTTTCCTCGATATCCGTTGCCAGGTTCCGGGTAAAGGTGGTGAACAGGATCCTGTCGTTGTCCCCCTGAAAAATGCTTTCCGCCAGCCATCTGGCCCTGTGCATCGCTGCGACGGTCTTGCCCGTGCCAGCTCCCCCCAAGACCCTCACGGGCCCGTTCCAATGTCGCTCCACGAGCTTCTGCTGGGAGGGGTGAAGAAAAATCCGCCATTTTTCCAGCGGAGCGTTCAGTATCGCTGCCAGCACGAGATCGTCCTCTACCACCACAAAGCGTCTTCTGGAATCCGGATGCTCGAGGGCCGATCCGAAATCCGCCGTGTCGACCGCCTGATCCTGGTCCGTCCTCCCGAATTCCTGGCAGACCTCCTCGAAGGAATACCCGTCCGCGAGGAAAAAGAGGGCCTCGTAGGCCTCCTGGGGCAGGTCGTCCATGGCTCGGTCGAGTTCTTCCTGGGAGCTCAGCGTCCTGATCCAATTGAGCTTTTCCTCCGGCACGCCGAGCCTCAAAAGCTGCCGGTCGCGAATGCCGGCAAACAATCCCGCATCCTCCTGCCCGCCCTCCGCCTTCTCCGCGGGCTCTGGAGCGCCCTCCTCCACCTCGATCAGCTGGATGCTCCCGGTCTCAGGGTGGATGCGATACCGCTTTCTTTCGGCCCACTGGTACGCGCGGTCGTGATGGTCCACCCACAGAAGCAGGTACACGTTGCCGGCCTCGGGTTTCAGCACGATGCCACGATAGTCATCCCCGATCCTCACGGACCGCATGTTGGCGTCGGCCGCGTTGGCGATCTTTTCATAATGGATTCCGGTGGATGTGGGATCAGCACGGAACCGGGTCACGAAGTCGAGGACCTTCGCCTGCTGGCGCCTTGGAATCCGCGAGAAAGAATTCAGAAAATCCGATGCAACCGCTACTTTCACCCCGTGGGATACAGCCATCATCACCTCTTCGCTACGATTTGAGCAGGCATAGGAGCTCCGGCGGATGCGGCGTCAGCTCCGCCAGGGCGAACACCCTCCACCCGGCCTCTTGGAACCGCCCGGCGAAGCCTTCCTGCGAAGGCAGCAGGACGGCCGCCTTGCGCTCAGGCCAGGCCAGCTCCGCCTCCGCCACGATTTCCCCCGCGCCATCGGCGAGTTCGTAGCCCGCTTCCGGCAGGGGGGCGCCGCCCTCCGCCAGGCTTTCGACGACCCCGCGCACGGATTCCTCCGCCAGTTCGAAGACCTCTTTCCACGCCTGTCGTCGATCCAGGGAAGGCGTCGGGCCCCTCCGCCGCTTTTCGAGCGCCGCCTTGTAGGCGGAAAGCCGAACCCCCGCGTCCGTTGTGCTGAAAAGCACCTCGGGCAGGAACTGCATCAGGTTGTACAAGCGCAGGTAGCCGTTCCACACCGCCTCGAACGCCCCCTTGGCCCTGGCCTCTTCACCCGAGGCGAGCGCGCAGGCCACCCGCATGCCGCCCGGGTCGCGCGACTTGACGGCCTCGATGGCCACGCAGACATAGAGACGCAGCAGATTTTCGGCCCCCTCCGGCGCGTACACCCCGTAAAGGCAGGGGCCGCCGAGATCGAACAGGAGGTCCGAGAGCTCGTCCGGCATGTCCTTCCCCAGGCCCGCCAGCCAGGCCTCCTTCGCCTGGGAAGAAGCCGCCTCCCTGTCGGCGGCATGCATCAGGGCGTGCACGTAAGCGTGGAAGGCCCACTTCTGCGGCTCCGGCTGCGACAGGTACCGGATCAGGCCCGC harbors:
- a CDS encoding MazG-like family protein; amino-acid sequence: MQSLLRAVISFRDERDWAQYHNPKDLAISLSLEAAELLEIFQWKSPEEVQAMKSDEQACRRVKEELGDVLIYALNLANEFTFDPAEVVLEKLAINGRKYPVEKAKGRADKYSAYEE
- a CDS encoding UvrD-helicase domain-containing protein, which encodes MMAVSHGVKVAVASDFLNSFSRIPRRQQAKVLDFVTRFRADPTSTGIHYEKIANAADANMRSVRIGDDYRGIVLKPEAGNVYLLLWVDHHDRAYQWAERKRYRIHPETGSIQLIEVEEGAPEPAEKAEGGQEDAGLFAGIRDRQLLRLGVPEEKLNWIRTLSSQEELDRAMDDLPQEAYEALFFLADGYSFEEVCQEFGRTDQDQAVDTADFGSALEHPDSRRRFVVVEDDLVLAAILNAPLEKWRIFLHPSQQKLVERHWNGPVRVLGGAGTGKTVAAMHRARWLAESIFQGDNDRILFTTFTRNLATDIEENLSRICAREAMRRIEVINLDRWVARLLKKKGYRYQIDYGDRTRDLWHRAVDLAPAEPDLPLSFYREEWERVVQPQEIDTVEQYMKASRLGRGARLNRKSRREVWKVFEEYRALLNEHGLREREDALEDARHVLESASDFFPYRAVVVDEAQDMGPQAFRLIRRMVPEEQAENSLFIVGDAHQRIYRHKVVLGQCGIDIRGRSRKLRINYRTTDETRKWAVGLLEGVTVDDLDGGVDDQKGYKSLTHGAAPEIRRFGSFREEAGFIAAHLQESESKGEALKESCLVVRTNDLLSQYESALSEKGIETYRIRRSQPEDRAAPGLRLATMHRVKGLEFDWVIIAGVNEGVVPFAGIGADSADPVVQRETEIQERALLYVASTRAKKEVLVTSFGEPSRFLSE
- the zorA gene encoding anti-phage ZorAB system protein ZorA, translated to MWDLLPGLTRLLGNLEINGLTNIYILFLLVMFLFFLTYSLIPLWQRSLQLKRNRWLITRELKKHKDVATARREIQFKVFSKTRWASQSFSEFRSAWEQALVRGEGKAACPVRLADFMTQQRVLDNATNHRLAEALPGVFVALGIFGTFLGLVLGLQGLRIDEYANLKEGVGQLISGLSLAFYTSLFGIIFSILFSFLYRVSVRSLEKSFIRFDDAVASLFPYYSGEYYARSIIEFQADIKQGLQTLATDLATKITGALAPAMDEVLTNHLVPVLKELQASILKNISDSKNETQQVYTNVNQSIEKMSTVIRSHFEDSQAKQSQAMEAVLNEYIARMNATFETEFKELGRVIEDTIHVQREIKNEIVIFTGQLQKQFSVQNELIDKTSGAARILSESLESLETISGAMKASAESISSTANLLEQAAEKAKEGHEILEESMEHQKRVIHETMVGLEEAWKNITGNFQGLIAQTKEVIRELNEGIGDQLAKALNAFDSKVAEVIERFSGTLFETKETIDDLPRIMAKMQDNLQSIIPIVADEKAILSDLKDSSEGIVSQNLEKAIDISKSLNETIQSVHMTMGKMDSIINIMPSKLTSVFAEFEKSAHMMTDDLKDFLGAMKEALDQRLVINSVSGSGSAELLEVMNRIQNSADSFAARQEELKATLDSFESGFQVLGGKLEKFGKDHDAEIDGIFGKIDTIMKATIDANLEITKKTDSAFVGFSDSLWKVSERLEALRELLAAEEKKGGFFGWMGKK
- a CDS encoding HNH endonuclease, yielding MRFYIGVTDDEWFGFLAGLPGIDEVNFWQPGGASGRFKVLQPGEPFLFKLHAPNHFIAGGGFFAHHSVLPLSLAWESFREKNGASSFLSMKRLIEKRRRADKSFEDYKIGCIILTQPFFFRREDWIPVPPDFSPNIVRGKTYDTVTFHGRALWEAVSERLALAQPYPDFTGEKPVAETPGGYGKPVTIQQRLGQGTFRVMVTDAYERRCAVTQEKTLPALEAAHIKPFSESGPHRVDNGLLLRSDIHKLFDAGYVTVTQEHRFIVSRRIREEFENGRLYYALHGNRIHLPLDSRFRPGGEYLIWHNEHCFKG
- a CDS encoding OmpA family protein, producing MMLIRRNGAQPAWPRRDSPRPESFWASYSDLMAGLLMVFALTTVITLLDIGKRLIEPTHAVKEWEKVVEEICHDPDLARLENVRIDCNSGALIISDENLRFGFSTTELGEEAEGVLREAVPKYMSIIYKYPKFLDRVEVIEISGHTDREDASGANPYYSRERAGQVLAFLMKEPSMKPYEGLLKEKAITAGYSDTKCPAECLEGKCDAARRVEICIRLNDREVLREFLNILRQIIGDV